The following proteins come from a genomic window of Dermacentor silvarum isolate Dsil-2018 unplaced genomic scaffold, BIME_Dsil_1.4 Seq349, whole genome shotgun sequence:
- the LOC119434964 gene encoding LOW QUALITY PROTEIN: uncharacterized protein LOC119434964 (The sequence of the model RefSeq protein was modified relative to this genomic sequence to represent the inferred CDS: inserted 2 bases in 1 codon): MASPNLGRRLLQLICNHLLVSHTGPQDYLLEIVYDLRRIEMESAHRGTFPVPLRAGHIKDQPSLQRLGHGALFGTNSRFFMYQVSYLNGTKCYRSSNVMLLRVSCPISKRQMFECFEHVSLCFVDAMLFSLYDGCLTLSQILLLLSGDVELNPGPMNAVERDQMTNIERILLETKTGQETVLAKLTEITTRQSELESKITGLIEKTSNVESRIARVEKIEEKLMAKLDDLENRSRRQNLVFFGLPDREHYETWEASEKLISGICKDVMKLDNISVERAHRVGVFREGKNRPIIACFSRWKAREVVFKNAYRLKGTSYGISEDFSRAVQEKRRQLWNYAKEKRENKENRVRLSYDKLIINGQTFVWDSDMRTPVPLQTHARLNRARSSHPERLSVLLVNCRSIKNKVDSFISLVATLKPQIVMGTESWLDKTIPNVEIFPPGFTVYRKDRHGHGGGVFILISNALSSTQILFENDXESVWCLVKLPKGNNVVYGTFYRPPGSSDSFGLLSEMLSLVPNSVFLGGDFNLPDFNWNAGCVAGNRSRIYTEFEELVGLNGLQQYVLEPTRENAILDLVLCNEPNLV, from the exons ATGGCTTCACCAAACCTTGGCCGGCGGCTGCTACAACTGATCTGCAATCATCTGCTCGTGTCTCACACTGGTCCGCAAGATTATTTGCTGGAAATCGTGTACGATCTCCGACGCATCGAAATGGAATCTGCGCATCGGGGGACCTTTCCGGTTCCGCTGCGCGCTGGCCATATAAAGGACCAGCCAAGCCTACAGCGACTGGGGCACGGCGCTCTTTTCGGCACAAACTCACGATTCTTCATGTACCAGGTCAGTTACCTAAATGGAACTAAGTGTTATCGCTCTAGCAATGTTATGCTTTTAAGAGTGTCGTGCCCCATTAGCAAGCGACAAATGTTTGAATGCTTTGAACATGTCAGCCTGTGTTTCGTTGATGCTATGCTATTCTCTCTCTACGACGGCTGTCTGACGCTTTCCCAGATCTTACTGCTCCTATCGGGGGACGTAGAGCTAAATCCAGGGCCCATGAATGCAGTGGAACGTGACCAAATGACAAACATTGAAAGGATTCTCTTAGAAACGAAAACAGGCCAGGAAACTGTGCTCGCGAAGTTAACGGAAATTACAACAAGACAAAGTGAATTAGAATCTAAAATTACGGGCTTAATAGAGAAGACAAGCAATGTAGAAAGTCGTATTGCTCGGGTGGAAAAAATTGAAGAGAAATTGATGGCTAAACTGGACGACTTGGAGAATAGAAGCCGTAGACAGAATTTGGTATTTTTCGGGTTGCCTGACAGGGAGCATTACGAGACGTGGGAGGCGTCTGAAAAACTAATTAGTGGAATATGCAAAGATGTGATGAAACTTGATAATATTTCGGTTGAACGGGCTCATCGCGTAGGAGTTTTCAGAGAAGGCAAAAACCGGCCCATAATAGCATGCTTTTCACGGTGGAAGGCTAGAGAAGTCGTCTTTAAAAATGCTTACAGACTAAAAGGCACTTCGTACGGCATCTCTGAAGATTTCAGCCGAGCCGTACAAGAAAAAAGACGTCAGCTTTGGAATtatgcgaaagaaaaaagagaaaacaaagaaaatcgtGTTCGCTTGAGTTATGATAAATTGATCATCAATGGGCAAACGTTTGTCTGGGATAGCGATATGCGAACGCCAGTTCCACTACAGACGCATGCACGACTGAATAGGG CACGTAGCTCGCATCCTGAACGGCTCTCTGTCCTGCTTGTAAATTGTCGCAGCATAAAGAACAAAGTCGATAGCTTCATCTCTTTAGTAGCCACTCTTAAACCTCAGATCGTGATGGGCACCGAATCATGGTTAGACAAGACGATACCTAATGTAGAAATCTTTCCACCTGGTTTTACTGTCTATCGGAAAGATAGGCATGGGCATGGCGGGGGAGTATTTATTTTGATATCAAATGCATTGTCAAGTacacaaattttatttgaaaacga tGAGTCTGTCTGGTGCCTTGTGAAATTACCTAAAGGAAACAATGTTGTGTACGGGACTTTCTACCGCCCACCCGGCAGCAGCGACTCATTCGGACTGCTGTCTGAGATGCTATCTCTTGTGCCTAATAGCGTATTTTTGGGGGGTGATTTCAATTTGCCTGACTTCAACTGGAATGCCGGATGTGTGGCTGGTAATAGGTCCCGTATTTACACAGAGTTCGAAGAACTGGTCGGATTAAATGGATTACAGCAGTACGTACTGGAACCTACGCGAGAAAATGCAATTTTAGACTTAGTACTTTGCAATGAGCCGAACTTAGTATGA